The Acidobacteriota bacterium nucleotide sequence CACTTCGCACGATCCGCCGTGAGGGGGATGGTGTTGGTGATGAGCAGCTTGTCGATCGGCGCCTTCTCGATGCGGTCGATCGCCGGGCCCGACAACACGCCGTGGACCGCGCAGGCGAGCACGCGCTCAGCGCCGTTGTCCTTCAGCGCCTGCGCCGCCTTCTGGATGGTGCCGGCGGTGTCGATGATGTCGTCGGCGATCACGCAGGTGCGGCCGGCCACTTCGCCGATCACGTTCATGACCTCGGCGGTGCCGTCTTCGCTGCGGCGCTTGTCGATCACGGCCAGTTCAGCGTCGAGACGCTTGGCGTAGGCGCGGGCGCGCTCGGCGCCGCCGGCGTCGGGCGCCACGATCGTCAGCTTCTCGTACGACTGGCGCGAAAGGTAATCGATGATCACCGGCGCGGCGAACAAGTGGTCCACCGGCAGGTCGAAGAAGCCCTGGATCTGCGCCTTGTGCAGGTCCATGGTCAGCACGCGGTTCACGCCCGACGCGGTCAGCACGTTGGCGACCAGCTTGGCGGAAATCGGCACCCGCGGCTTGTCCTTGCGGTCCTGCCGGGCATAGCCGTAATACGGGATCACCGCGGTAATGCGCGCCGCCGACGACCGGCGGAACGCGTCGGTCATGAGCATCAGCTCCATCAGGTGGGGATCCACCGGCGCGCAGGTCGGCTGGAGGATGAACACGTCGGTGCCGCGG carries:
- a CDS encoding ribose-phosphate pyrophosphokinase — its product is MRPTGFGELKIFSGNAHPQLAAEIAEFLGVQLGQARLRRFPDTEVSFQIDENIRGTDVFILQPTCAPVDPHLMELMLMTDAFRRSSAARITAVIPYYGYARQDRKDKPRVPISAKLVANVLTASGVNRVLTMDLHKAQIQGFFDLPVDHLFAAPVIIDYLSRQSYEKLTIVAPDAGGAERARAYAKRLDAELAVIDKRRSEDGTAEVMNVIGEVAGRTCVIADDIIDTAGTIQKAAQALKDNGAERVLACAVHGVLSGPAIDRIEKAPIDKLLITNTIPLTADRAKCQKIVVLSVARLLGQAIRSIHEETSVSSLFV